Proteins from one Planctomyces sp. SH-PL62 genomic window:
- a CDS encoding sialidase family protein: MKRRAAVTLLVGAMLGTTLASLSRAGDLRIERIFGPEVKTGPYKHPAALTELANGDLYLVYYGGEGEYATDTGVFGSRLKKGTDAWTAPKRIAHDPFHSVGNAVVWEAPDGLVWLFYVVRYGDTWSTSRVAAKLSSDGAETWSDASLLVMEEGTLVRNRPIVLSTGEYLLPLYHETGADTEASGADTYSFFLRYDPGTKAWTSTGRIVSPKGNLQPAPAEVSPGNLVAYCRRAGDYKPETIGHIVRSESRDGGQTWSEGRDSAFPNPNAAVDLLKTRKGNLLLIFNDSMSRRTPLTVALSPDLDRSWPVRRNIAEGDGDYGYPLAIQARDGSIQVVYTSEGRSVVNRAVFDEEWVGEGR, translated from the coding sequence ATGAAGCGCCGGGCGGCCGTCACACTCCTCGTCGGGGCCATGCTGGGGACGACCCTCGCGAGCCTTTCCCGGGCCGGCGACCTGCGCATCGAGCGGATCTTCGGGCCCGAGGTGAAGACCGGGCCGTACAAGCACCCGGCCGCTCTGACCGAGCTGGCGAACGGCGACCTCTACCTCGTCTATTACGGCGGCGAGGGGGAGTACGCGACCGACACCGGCGTCTTCGGCTCGCGGCTCAAGAAGGGGACGGACGCCTGGACCGCCCCGAAGCGGATCGCGCACGACCCGTTCCACTCGGTCGGCAACGCCGTGGTCTGGGAGGCCCCCGACGGCCTGGTCTGGCTCTTCTACGTCGTCCGCTACGGCGACACCTGGTCGACCTCGCGGGTCGCGGCCAAGCTCTCCTCCGACGGCGCGGAGACCTGGTCCGACGCCTCGCTCCTGGTGATGGAGGAAGGGACGCTGGTCCGCAACCGGCCGATCGTCCTGAGCACCGGCGAGTACCTGCTGCCGCTGTATCACGAGACGGGCGCCGACACCGAGGCCAGCGGGGCGGACACGTACTCGTTCTTCCTCCGCTACGACCCCGGGACGAAAGCCTGGACGTCGACCGGCCGGATCGTCTCGCCGAAGGGGAATCTCCAGCCCGCTCCCGCGGAGGTGTCGCCGGGGAACCTCGTGGCCTATTGCCGACGCGCGGGCGACTACAAGCCGGAGACCATCGGCCACATCGTCCGCTCGGAATCGCGCGACGGCGGCCAGACCTGGTCGGAGGGGCGGGACTCGGCCTTTCCGAACCCCAACGCGGCCGTCGACCTGCTCAAGACCCGCAAGGGGAACCTGCTGCTGATCTTCAACGACAGCATGAGCCGCCGCACCCCCCTGACCGTCGCCCTCTCGCCCGACCTGGACCGCTCCTGGCCCGTGCGCCGGAACATCGCCGAGGGGGACGGCGACTACGGCTATCCGCTCGCCATCCAGGCGCGGGACGGCTCCATCCAGGTCGTCTACACCTCGGAAGGGCGATCGGTCGTCAACCGGGCGGTCTTCGACGAGGAGTGGGTGGGCGAGGGCCGATGA